From Arachis stenosperma cultivar V10309 chromosome 2, arast.V10309.gnm1.PFL2, whole genome shotgun sequence, one genomic window encodes:
- the LOC130962059 gene encoding casparian strip membrane protein 2-like encodes MSTTIDIVPESSNVIKGKAALLGAPQRPGGWKKGLAIMDFILRLGAVAAALGAAATMATADQTLPFFTQYFQFEASYDSFTTFTFLVIGMALVGGYLVLSLPFSIVAIIRPHAAAPRLFLIILDSVFLVLATAGAASAASVVYLAHNGNQSSNWLAICNQYSDFCNQTSGAVVSSFIVVVIFMFLIVMSSLAIAKKH; translated from the exons atgtcaaCCACCATAGATATTGTGCCAGAATCAAGCAATGTTATTAAGGGAAAAGCAGCTTTGCTTGGTGCACCACAAAGGCCAGGAGGGTGGAAGAAAGGGCTGGCCataatggattttattttaaGGTTAGGTGCCGTTGCGGCCGCTCTCGGTGCGGCCGCCACCATGGCCACCGCCGATCAGACACTCCCTTTCTTCACTCAATACTTTCAGTTTGAAGCTAGCTATGATAGCTTCACCACTTTCAC GTTTTTGGTAATTGGAATGGCATTGGTGGGTGGGTACTTAGTTCTATCACTGCCTTTCTCTATTGTGGCCATCATTCGTCCCCATGCAGCTGCACCAAGACTCTTCCTCATCATCTTAGACTCT GTGTTTCTTGTTCTAGCAACAGCTGGTGCTGCTTCAGCTGCATCAGTAGTATACCTAGCACACAATGGAAATCAAAGCTCCAATTGGCTTGCAATTTGTAACCAATACAGTGATTTCTGTAATCAGACAAGTGGAGCAGTTGTCTCTTCCTTCATTGTTGTTGTCATCTTCATGTTCTTGATTGTTATGTCTTCTTTGGCTATTGCCAAGAAGCATTGA
- the LOC130961129 gene encoding probable UDP-N-acetylglucosamine--peptide N-acetylglucosaminyltransferase SPINDLY has product MAWIENNDGNGGEKELSKDNGFLKVSQNSISTGGSAVDVGSADKQSEGNDDLAFANILRSRNKFVDALALYERVLDSDSGNVEAHIGKGICLQMQNMGRLAFESFAEAIRLDPQNACALTHCGILYKEEGRLVEAAESYQKALRVDPSYKAAAECLAIVLTDIGTNIKLSGNTQEGIQKYFEALKIDPRYAPAYYNLGVVYSEMMQYDMALTFYEKAASERPMYAEAYCNMGVIYKNRGDLEAAITCYERCLAVSPNFEIAKNNMAIALTDLGTKVKLEGDINRGVAFYKKALYYNWHYADAMYNLGVAYGEMLKFDMAIVFYELAFHFNPHCAEACNNLGVIYKDRDNLDKAVECYQLALSIKPNFSQSLNNLGVVYTVQGKMDSAASMIEKAIMANPTYAEAYNNLGVLYRDAGDIALAINAYEQCLKIDPDSRNAGQNRLLAMNYIDEGNDDKLFEAHRDWGRRFMRLYPQFTSWNNSKDPERPLVIGYVSPDYFTHSVSYFIEAPLVYHDYTNYKVIVYSAVVKADAKTIRFREKVLKKGGIWKDIYGTDEKKVAEMVREDQVDILVELTGHTANNKLGMMACRPAPIQVTWIGYPNTTGLPTIDYRISDSLVDPPETKQNHVEELVRLPECFLCYTPSPEAGPIVPTPALSNGFVTFGSFNNLAKITPKVLQVWARILCAIPNSRLVVKCKPFCCESVRQRFLSTLEQLGLEPLRVDLLPLILLNHDHMQAYSLMDISLDTFPYAGTTTTCESLYMGVPCVTMAGSVHAHNVGVSLLSNVGLGHLVAKNEDEYVKLALKLASDIPALQNLRMSLRELMSKSPLCDGANFILGLESTYRQMWRRYCKGDVPSLKRMESLQHPVSTSDTSNQESKPVKVITSSEGSNPESVKANGFTSNSMQQSSKLSIHNCEENGGSLNHSSSSSSKQGIVGSS; this is encoded by the exons ATGGCATGGATAGAAAACAATGATGGGAATGGGGGAGAAAAGGAATTATCTAAAGACAATGGTTTTTTGAAAGTCTCTCAGAATTCTATAAGTACTGGTGGCTCTGCTGTGGATGTTGGTTCGGCGGATAAGCAAAGCGAAGGGAATGATGATCTTGCTTTTGCGAACATCTTACGGTCAAGGAACAAGTTCGTCGATGCTCTTGCTTTGTATGAACGTGTCCTTGACAGTGATAGTGGAAATGTGGAGGCTCACATAGGAAAGGGGATATGCTTGCAGATGCAGAATATGGGCAGGCTTGCTTTTGAAAGTTTTGCCGAGGCTATCAGATTGGATCCTCAAAATGCTTGCGCTCTCACCCACTGCGGTATCCTGTACAAAGAAGAAGGTCGCCTTGTGGAAGCAGCTGAG TCATATCAGAAGGCTTTACGAGTAGATCCATCGTATAAAGCAGCTGCGGAATGCCTAGCCATTGTTTTAACAGATATTGGTACCAACATAAAGCTCTCAGGAAACACACAAGAGggaattcaaaaatattttgaagcCCTCAAAATAGATCCGCGTTATGCT CCAGCATATTATAACCTCGGCGTGGTCTATTCTGAAATGATGCAATATGACATGGCCCTCACTTTCTATGAAAAGGCTGCATCAGAAAGGCCTATGTATGCTGAAGCATACTGCAATATGGGTGTGATTTACAAAAATCGTGGTGATTTAGAAGCGGCTATTACTTGTTATGAGAG GTGTTTAGCTGTTTCTCCTAACTTTGAGATTGCAAAGAATAATATGGCTATAGCTTTGACCGACTTGGGAACAAAG GTTAAACTGGAAGGAGATATCAATCGAGGTGTGGCTTTTTATAAGAAAGCTTTGTATTATAATTGGCATTATGCCGATGCCATGTATAATCTTGGGGTTGCGTATGGGGAGATGCTTAAATTTGATATG GCTATTGTGTTCTATGAACTTGCCTTCCACTTCAATCCACATTGTGCAGAAGCTTGTAACAATCTAGGTGTTATATACAAAGATCGTGACAACCTTGACAAGGCTGTAGAATGCTATCAG CTTGCATTGTCAATCAAACCAAACTTTTCACAGTCATTAAATAACCTTGGGGTTGTATACACTGTCCAG GGTAAAATGGATTCTGCTGCAAGTATGATTGAAAAAGCTATCATGGCAAATCCAACATATGCAGAAGCATACAATAACCTAG GAGTTCTTTATAGAGATGCTGGTGATATTGCTTTAGCTATTAACGCTTATGAGCAATGTCTTAAGATTGATCCTGACTCACGAAATGCTGGCCAG AATCGCTTGCTCGCAATGAATTACATTGATGAAGGGAATGATGACAAGCTTTTTGAGGCTCACAG GGACTGGGGCAGGAGATTTATGAGGCTATATCCGCAGTTCACATCATGGAACAACTCAAAAGATCCTGAACGTCCTCTTGTGATAGGATATGTATCTCCTGACTATTTTACACATTCTGTGTCGTATTTCATTGAAGCTCCCCTTGTATATCATGACTACACCAATTATAAAGTGATTGTTTATTCAGCAGTTGTCAAG GCTGATGCTAAAACCATTCGGTTTAGAGAGAAAGTCTTAAAGAAGGGTGGGATCTGGAAAGATATATATGGGACCGATGAAAAGAAGGTTGCCGAAATGGTTAGAGAAGATCAAGTTGATATTTTGGTAGAACTTACTGGCCATACAGCAAATAACAAATTGGGGATGATGGCATGTCGACCTGCTCCGATTCAG GTGACTTGGATTGGTTATCCAAACACCACCGGATTGCCAACAATTGATTATAGAATCAGTGATTCTCTGGTGGACCCTCCTGAAACAAAGCAGAA TCACGTTGAAGAGCTAGTTCGTTTACCAGAATGTTTCCTTTGTTACACGCCTTCTCCTGAAGCCGGTCCTATTGTTCCAACTCCTGCCCTTTCCAATGGCTTCGTCACATTCGGCAGTTTTAACAATCTGGCGAAG ATTACACCTAAAGTATTGCAGGTTTGGGCAAGGATACTGTGTGCAATCCCGAATTCTCGCCTTGTGGTGAAATGTAAACCATTTTGCTGTGAAAGTGTGAGACAAAGATTTCTTTCAACACTAGAGCAATTAGGTTTGGAACCTCTCCGTGTTGATCTTCTGCCCCTTATACTTCTCAACCATGATCATATGCAAGCCTATTCTCTGATGGACATAAG TTTGGACACGTTTCCATATGCTGGAACGACGACAACTTGTGAATCTTTATACATGGGAGTTCCATGTGTTACAATGGCTGGTTCAGTACATGCTCACAACGTTGGCGTTAGTCTTCTTAGCAATGTTG GCCTTGGACATTTAGTTGCCAAAAACGAAGACGAATACGTTAAATTGGCCCTAAAGTTGGCGTCCGACATTCCAGCGCTACAAAATTTGAGAATGAGTCTACGAGAACTCATGTCCAAGTCCCCTCTTTGCGACGGAGCGAATTTCATCCTCGGCCTAGAGTCAACATACCGGCAAATGTGGCGCAGATATTGTAAAGGAGACGTTCCGTCTTTGAAACGAATGGAATCGTTGCAACACCCCGTTTCAACGAGCGACACGTCCAACCAAGAGTCCAAGCCAGTAAAGGTCATAACCTCAAGTGAGGGTAGTAACCCTGAATCGGTCAAGGCTAATGGATTTACTTCAAATTCAATGCAACAATCCTCCAAACTCAGCATTCATAATTGTGAAGAAAATGGAGGGTCATTGAAtcatagtagtagtagtagtagtaagcAAGGAATTGTGGGGTCAAGTTGA
- the LOC130961965 gene encoding protein S40-7-like, protein MDLTASSRHRRSPPSSSSDRLLGLFAVSPSHLPSASAAGDELNEAELFYAVDEASELENQFSAWPPANNNDHRRVHQNSGILAALPESNRLAVLRRKPSSSSTSTMTIPSIPRPNGDSYFSQSVPGGGCGGRKFQQSDPVKVPVAAAKTRKNAGDLADVDDGYDDDDEMLPPHEIVARSSGALPNTTSFSVLEGVGRTLKGRDLRQVRNAIWRKTGFLD, encoded by the coding sequence atggatcTCACTGCCAGTTCCCGCCACCGCCGTTCACCACCATCTTCCTCCTCTGACCGCCTCCTCGGCCTCTTCGCCGTTTCACCCTCACATTTACCTTCCGCATCCGCCGCCGGCGATGAGCTCAATGAAGCAGAACTCTTCTACGCCGTCGACGAAGCTTCCGAGCTGGAGAATCAGTTCTCGGCATGGCCACCGGCGAACAACAACGACCACCGGAGAGTCCACCAAAACTCCGGCATCCTCGCGGCGTTACCAGAATCCAATCGTTTAGCAGTTCTTCGCCGGAAACCGTCGTCATCTTCGACGTCAACGATGACGATTCCTTCGATCCCGAGGCCGAACGGCGACAGTTACTTCTCCCAGTCGGTTCCCGGCGGCGGCTGTGGAGGCCGGAAGTTTCAGCAGTCTGATCCGGTGAAGGTTCCGGTTGCTGCAGCAAAAACGAGAAAGAATGCCGGCGATCTTGCCGATGTGGACGACGGATACGACGACGATGACGAAATGCTGCCGCCGCACGAGATCGTAGCGCGAAGCTCCGGCGCTCTACCAAATACGACGTCGTTTTCGGTGTTGGAAGGCGTCGGTAGAACTCTCAAAGGAAGAGATCTTCGCCAAGTGAGAAATGCAATTTGGCGCAAAACCGGTTTTCTTGATTGA
- the LOC130961924 gene encoding sorting nexin 1, which yields MKMSTAPYDLEQQQQHQRSGVAASSPSPRSPSSSTPFLSVSVTDPVKLGNGVQAYISYRVITKTNFPEYQGPEKIVIRRYSDFVWLRDRLFEKYKGIFIPPLPEKSAVEKFRFSAEFIEMRRQALDLFVNRIASHHELQQSEDLRMFLQAEEETMERLRAQETGIFKKPSDLMQIFKDVQSKVSDVVLGKEKPVEESDPDYEKLKHYIFELENHLAEAQKHAYRLVKRHRELGQSLSDFGKAVKLLGASEGNSLGKAFSELGIKSEILSTKLQKEAHQILMNFEEPLKDYVRAVQSIKATIAERANSFRKQCQLAETVKLKEIDLERQRLHRSEKLAEAEREYHELKTESEQATKTFESIVRLMNEEIGRFQEQKTLDMGIAFHEFAKGQARLANDIAGAWRSLLPKLEACSAA from the exons ATGAAAATGTCGACCGCACCGTACGATTTGGAACAACAGCAGCAACATCAGAGAAGTGGAGTCGCCGCTTCGTCACCGAGCCCTAGATCTCCGTCGTCTTCCACGCCCTTCCTCTCCGTCTCCGTTACCGATCCCGTTAAGCTCGGCAATGGCGTCCAAGCCTATATCTCATATCGCGTCATCACCAAA ACGAATTTTCCAGAGTACCAGGGGCCTGAGAAGATTGTCATCCGACGTTACAGTGACTTTGTGTGGTTACGTGATCGTCTTTTTGAGAAGTATAAAGGAATTTTCATTCCCCCTCTTCCAGAGAAAAGTGCTGTAG AGAAATTCCGTTTCAGTGCTGAATTTATTGAGATGAGGCGGCAAGCGTTGGACCTATTTGTAAATAGGATAGCATCACATCATGAACTTCAACAAAGTGAGGATCTGAGGATGTTTTTGCAGGCAGAAGAAGAG ACAATGGAGAGATTAAGGGCCCAAGAGACTGGCATATTCAAGAAGCCATCTGATTTAATGCAGATTTTTAAG GACGTGCAATCTAAAGTGAGTGATGTTGTCCTTGGGAAAGAGAAGCCAGTGGAAGAATCAGATCCTGACTATGAAAAGCTGAAACACTACATCTTTGAGCTTGAAAACCACTTGGCTGAAGCTCAAAAGCACGCATATCGTCTTGTGAAAAGGCATCGAG AATTGGGACAATCACTGTCAGATTTTGGGAAAGCAGTAAAACTTCTTGGTGCGTCTGAAGGAAATTCTCTTGGCAAAGCTTTTTCTGAACTTGGGATTAAGTCAGAGATTTTATCTACTAAGTTACAAAAGGAG GCCCATCAGATCTTGATGAATTTTGAAGAACCTTTAAAAGATTATGTCCGGGCTGTGCAATCCATTAAG GCAACAATAGCAGAGAGGGCCAACTCCTTCCGGAAGCAATGTCAGCTGGCTGAAACAGTGAAGCTGAAGGAGATTGATCT TGAAAGGCAAAGGTTGCATCGATCTGAAAAGCTGGCAGAAGCTGAGCGCGAATATCATGAG TTGAAGACAGAGAGCGAACAGGCAACAAAGACATTCGAGTCAATCGTGAGATTAATGAACGAAGAAATTGGGCGTTTTCAGGAGCAGAAGACACTAGATATGGGGATTGCTTTCCATGAATTCGCCAAAGGTCAAGCACGCCTAGCCAACGACATTGCTGGTGCATGGAGAAGTTTGCTTCCTAAACTGGAAGCGTGTTCAGCCGCCTAG
- the LOC130960380 gene encoding uncharacterized protein LOC130960380 codes for MAMACGSCSSLRHTMFLSGFNSQVPLSSSTLIHFSHSNRSCILLINRQIHHLTPEVPVLGARASPGNGGATSPDDDDDGVSLGTMKLPSNTDLQRFDSLLFQWANSLCQGANLPLPVPLKVDKIAGGARLGFITIDDGKPEVLVHIDCVVFPATENSAPIFRATRNGPMKDNAPPGEPRIMRSLLQALQKSVEIARL; via the exons ATGGCAATGGCATGTGGTAGTTGTTCTAGTTTAAGGCACACTATGTTCCTAAGTGGATTCAATTCCCAAGTTCCACTCTCTTCTTCTACACTCATTCATTTCTCACACAGCAACCGTTCTTGCATACTTCTAATCAATCGCCAGATTCATCATTTAACACCGGAGGTTCCTGTTTTAGGGGCCAGAGCCTCCCCGGGGAATGGCGGCGCCACCTCTCCGGACGACGATGACGACGGCGTCTCTCTGGGGACAATGAAGCTGCCTTCGAATACTGATCTTCAGAGATTTGATTCCTTGCTCTTCCAG TGGGCAAACAGCCTTTGCCAGGGAGCCAATCTGCCACTTCCTGTGCCTCTCAAG GTGGATAAAATAGCTGGTGGAGCTAGATTGGGTttcatcacaattgatgatgGGAAACCGGAAGTTCTTGTGCATATTGACTGCGTGGTTTTTCCGGCAACGGAAAATTCTGCTCCGATTTTCCGTGCCACTAgaaatggccccatgaaagaTAATGCACCACCTGGTGAGCCAAGAATCATGAGGAGCCTTCTGCAAGCTCTTCAGAAATCTGTTGAAATTGCCAGATTGTga